GATGATTTGATCCATTACTTGTTGTACTGTTATCTTTTTGATTTCCCTCTTTTGGCTTGGCCAGTCGTAATCAAGGCTCTTAAGTTTAATACCTATTTTAATCCCTAATCTCTTCTCAGAAAAATCCTTTAGATGCCCCTTTAATGCTTTAAAAAAGCTATCTATAGTCATTACATTGAAATCTTGAGCATTTAACCAAGCAAATACTCCTACCTGTAGTTTCCTCCATACCATGCGATCATACTTTATTTCAGAAAGATTAATAAAATTGGGATTCTTGTTGAATATTACACGAGCCAATGCAAATTCAATTGCTTCAATACTTTTGCCATATTCCTGAGAATGGTTCAAGAGTACTGCTTTCAATAATTGATTAATGATTTCGTATCGTCTATAATCAATTTCTTTTAATTTATTAAGAAATGGAGCCTGTTCGATCTCATGTCCATTAATCTTATGTTGAATTTCTGTAAGCATTTCATGTTTCCTAGACAGAATTAAAAATGGAATATGCTCTTGTTCCGAACCAACTTTTAACCTAAGCTCATGAAAAGCTTCAATGGCTTGTTTTGTATTAGCTTTATCCATAAGAAGAATAACGTCTTGATGTATGCCCGCGTTACTTCCGTTTGCAAATTGCTTAAAAGTAGCTTTCTTGTTATTGAAATCAACAATTGCCGTAGTACTGCGGAAATTATTTGTGAGAGTATATTTCTTAAATGTACCGGGGTTGCTTAACCTACTTTCAAATATTGTTGGTTCAGCCCCCGTAAAACTAAATATCGACTGGTTAGGATCTCCAACAAAAAAGAAGGACGTACTATCTAATAATCGAAATATCTGATCCTGGTAATAAGTTACGTCCTGATATTCGTCAACTAAAATCGCTGAAAAGCGGGAAGTTAGTGCAGCTTTAAGATGTGGGAACTTTGATAAAAGTTGAAATGCAAAATATATTGTATCTTGTTGGTCAATCTTATGATCATCATGTATCAATTTTTTTAATATTGACATTTCACCTTCTGTAATTTTGTTTGACCTATAACAAATTAAATCACCGGATTTATCATATCCGATTGATTCTAGTGCAATAACGTTATCTGGTATTTTAAATTTTCTTGAATCAGAGACACTATTAACATAATATTTAGAGAAACCACGAGGTAACAATTCATAGGTTTGTCCAACTTGCGAAAGTAGATAGCTATAGGGAGCTATCAAATACTCATTTAAAAATGAATGTATTGTCCCAATGAAAGTACCCTGCGGTAAGGAGAACTCATTTTCTTTTTGAAGACGTTCAAGTATTTCATCTTTTGCCGCATTTGTATACGTAATACAAGCAATATTAGAATTAGGTCTGATTGTGTGCTTGCACAAATAAACGAGGCGATCTATTAGTAGCTTTGTTTTCCCGCTCCCGGGACCAGCCGCGACAATAATACTCTCAGTTACAGGAAGAGTAGCAATTTCTTTTCTCAGTTCTTTGGAATCTTTCATTAATCCTCCGAAAGAATATCCAAAATATCTGTAATATATTTTGGAATTTTTATTTCTTCACCTAATATTAATTCATCTAGTACATATTGAGCGGCTTCTCCTTTAGTCTCGGCGACAATGAGGAAAGCCTCCCTTTCAAATTCATGGCCAGTTAATGTTGCAATTTTTTCTCTTTCATCCTTGGTGCCTAATTCGTATTTAGCTATTAGATTTTTGAAAAAGCTATGATTCTCAAGTATAAGGTCATATTCAAATGTTTTTAGGTTTGTTTGTATGAATACGTGAGGTAATCCTTTAAAATCATTTATTAAGTTAGTAGTTCTAGAGCAAGGGCTGGCAGGATTCTGTTTAGTCGGGAACACATCGACCTTGAGTTTTTCATTAGATACTGGATCAATTATCTCACGTTTTTCTGGATCACTATCAGTCAATACTGCACATTTTTGGTTAAGACCAGTTTGTCCAAAAAGATGTAAGAATGGTCGGAAAGCGACTCCATCGACAGATATAATTGATACCCCATAGCCTTCTAATGTTTTTATTGGCTCGTTTTTCTTCCTTCCCTTATTCCAATATATTTCTGCCATTTTGGGAATAAGCAATCTTTCAGCAATACCCTCTACCAAAAGGGTTTTTCTCCCAAAAAATATATTGGATTTTGTAGCATCTAGCCATCTTTCAAGGTGGCGTTTATATTGTTCTGTCTTTTTATCAAAGATACTGCCTATTTGTTTTGACTGTATTTTTTCGCCTTCTCTATACATCAGAATTAATGAATTTAAATTAACGGATGATGAGATGTGGGTCGAATGGGAAGTTACAAGAATTTGGCCAGCTAAAGACTCCTTGAAGAAGTAGTTGCTTAAATACCTTTGTAAATGGGTATGCAAATGCGCTTCAGGTTCTTCAACTGTTAAAATTGGAAATGTATAATCAATGCCCTTTTTATCTTTTTTATTAAAGTATTGCGCCAGCAATAGACTAATAAAAAGCAAATTATTATATCCTAATCCGTTAGTTTCTACTGAGTGGACGTTACCATTATTGGGCCCTATTAAGACTTTTAAATTCTTAAGTAATTGCTCGTAACTACTTTCTGCCATCTGAATTTCAGTACGTTGGTGTAAATGACCTGTTATTTGTTTTAGATAATCATTAATCGTTGTTTTCGCTTTATCTATTTCACTGGATAACTTTATCTGTTTATTTAACTCTTGAATTTTCCTAATCACTTCATCTTTATTTATTTCGTCTTGGTCGTAGGAGCTAATAATTTTATGTAACTTACTTGAGGATCTACTTAAATCGGATGTAGCATCTCTTAAAGCATCCACACTTTCAAAAGTGAATCGTTGAAGCATCTGATGATCAAATATATCATTTGTTTCCTTTTCACCACCAAAAATAACCCATTCATATTGATCAATAGGTATTTTTAAATCTTTAATTAAAGTAGGATTGACTGGTGGTGTTTTTTTACAGTTGCCTTTTGGCCTAAAAATATATGTTAATTTAGCTTGCCCTGGTTCCTTAGTTAGCCACTTATAAGCAAGTGCCATTTCATCTTCAGTAATTATTTCAGATAATGTAACCTCAACTTTAATCGAAGGCCATACTCCATGAACTACTATTTCATTATTAAAATCATCTTGAGTTAATTGTCGGCGTCTCCAACCGTTGTTCGATATAAAAATGAGGGACAATGCATCTAGCATATTTGATTTACCAATATTGTTCTCGCCAATTATCACTGACAGTCCCTGGTTGAATTCTATTGTAAAGTCCACAAAAGATTTATAGTTCTGAATACTCAGCTTAGATATGTACATTCGTTACCCTCCTGCCGGTCCATTTTAATTAAAGAGCTTCTTCCTAC
Above is a genomic segment from Paenibacillus sp. YYML68 containing:
- a CDS encoding ATP-dependent helicase is translated as MKDSKELRKEIATLPVTESIIVAAGPGSGKTKLLIDRLVYLCKHTIRPNSNIACITYTNAAKDEILERLQKENEFSLPQGTFIGTIHSFLNEYLIAPYSYLLSQVGQTYELLPRGFSKYYVNSVSDSRKFKIPDNVIALESIGYDKSGDLICYRSNKITEGEMSILKKLIHDDHKIDQQDTIYFAFQLLSKFPHLKAALTSRFSAILVDEYQDVTYYQDQIFRLLDSTSFFFVGDPNQSIFSFTGAEPTIFESRLSNPGTFKKYTLTNNFRSTTAIVDFNNKKATFKQFANGSNAGIHQDVILLMDKANTKQAIEAFHELRLKVGSEQEHIPFLILSRKHEMLTEIQHKINGHEIEQAPFLNKLKEIDYRRYEIINQLLKAVLLNHSQEYGKSIEAIEFALARVIFNKNPNFINLSEIKYDRMVWRKLQVGVFAWLNAQDFNVMTIDSFFKALKGHLKDFSEKRLGIKIGIKLKSLDYDWPSQKREIKKITVQQVMDQIILDPNEAERAYLSTIHSAKGREATSILVIAEDLKELEGWLKINDKEEARVGFVAFTRARRFLCVWCPGITELAKLSSLDVPDK
- a CDS encoding ATP-dependent endonuclease, translated to MYISKLSIQNYKSFVDFTIEFNQGLSVIIGENNIGKSNMLDALSLIFISNNGWRRRQLTQDDFNNEIVVHGVWPSIKVEVTLSEIITEDEMALAYKWLTKEPGQAKLTYIFRPKGNCKKTPPVNPTLIKDLKIPIDQYEWVIFGGEKETNDIFDHQMLQRFTFESVDALRDATSDLSRSSSKLHKIISSYDQDEINKDEVIRKIQELNKQIKLSSEIDKAKTTINDYLKQITGHLHQRTEIQMAESSYEQLLKNLKVLIGPNNGNVHSVETNGLGYNNLLFISLLLAQYFNKKDKKGIDYTFPILTVEEPEAHLHTHLQRYLSNYFFKESLAGQILVTSHSTHISSSVNLNSLILMYREGEKIQSKQIGSIFDKKTEQYKRHLERWLDATKSNIFFGRKTLLVEGIAERLLIPKMAEIYWNKGRKKNEPIKTLEGYGVSIISVDGVAFRPFLHLFGQTGLNQKCAVLTDSDPEKREIIDPVSNEKLKVDVFPTKQNPASPCSRTTNLINDFKGLPHVFIQTNLKTFEYDLILENHSFFKNLIAKYELGTKDEREKIATLTGHEFEREAFLIVAETKGEAAQYVLDELILGEEIKIPKYITDILDILSED